The genomic stretch ATGAGAAATTATCTGAACTTTCAACTTCAAAATATTATGATGAGGCTGTTTTAGAAGGTTTAGCTAAATGTGCTACAATGGTTAATAATTTTGAAAAAGAAAGAGAAAACTATAGTATCTTACTTTCTAGTTGTCTAAATAAAGAAGATTTTAAAAGCTTAGCTGAAAAAATTCTCAATTTAAAAAGTCAATTATTGAATAGAATAGACCAAAAACAAAAAGAAAAGATAAATACCGAAATTATTTACTTAAATAATGAGCTTGATACTGCATATTATAAACTAATTGATATAAAAATGAAAATAGCAAAAAGTTATTTTAGTGAAAAGAAATATGAAGATTGTAGAAAAGAAGTGCAAACTATATTTGAATTCTTAGAGTATAGTATAAGTGATATGCAAGACTATGCTATTACAAATGCTAATATGCTCTTAGGAAAAAGTTATTTTGAAGAAGGTAATTTTGAAAAAGCAAAAGAATATTTTGAACCTATTGCTAATACTCCTAAAGAAGATAAATATTATAAATATATGATTAGTGATATACATTCTGCTAGAAGTTTTTTAACAAAGATGAAATAAAATTTTAACCCTTATTATTGATTTATATCATAAATATGATATACTAAAATAAAAATGTATCATTAAATAGATAAGGGGAAATTATGAGTAAATCTATAGAAGAAAAATTAAGAATACTAAGTGATGCTGCAAAATATGATGTTTCATGTTCTTCAAGTGGAAGTAGTAGAAAAAATACAAATAATGGCTTAGGAAATGCAGCTATAAATGGTATATGCCATTCGTGGTCAGCAGATGGAAGATGTATTTCTTTACTTAAAATACTTATGACAAATTATTGTATATATGATTGTAAATATTGTATTAATCGTAAAGATAATGATATTGAAAGAGCAATCCTAAGTCCTGACGAAATTGTAAAATTGACTATAAATTTTTATAGGAGAAATTATATTGAAGGACTTTTTCTAAGTTCAGGAATAATAAAAAGTGCAGACTATACAATGGAGTTAATGATTGCAGTAGCTAAGAAACTTAGACTTGAAGAAAAATTTAATGGCTATATTCATATGAAAGTAATACCTGGAGCAAGTAGACAACTCATTAATGAAATTGGATTATATGTAGATAGAGTTTCAGTAAATATAGAATTTGCTGAAAATACTGCTCTTAAACTTCTTGCACCAGATAAGAAACCTACAGATATTTCTACATCAATGGGACTTATACGTAAAAATGTGCTTGAAAATATAGAAGATAAAAAATTTTTCAAAAGTACTCCATCTTTTATTCCAGCTGGTCAGACAACTCAGATGATAATTGGTGCAAGTGGAGAAAGTGATTATTCTATACTAACTAGAAGTGAAAATCTTTATAAAAATTTTGATTTAAAAAGAGTTTATTATTCAGGTTATGTACCTGTAAATAAATCTGGGATTCTTGTAAGTGTAGACCAAGCAGTACCTATGATAAGAGAACACAGACTTTACCAAGCAGACTGGTTACTAAGATTTTATAATTTTAGAGCTGATGAAATTCTTAACGAAAAAGATCCTTTTGTTGATCCTTTTCTTGATCCAAAAA from Fusobacterium hwasookii encodes the following:
- a CDS encoding putative DNA modification/repair radical SAM protein; its protein translation is MSKSIEEKLRILSDAAKYDVSCSSSGSSRKNTNNGLGNAAINGICHSWSADGRCISLLKILMTNYCIYDCKYCINRKDNDIERAILSPDEIVKLTINFYRRNYIEGLFLSSGIIKSADYTMELMIAVAKKLRLEEKFNGYIHMKVIPGASRQLINEIGLYVDRVSVNIEFAENTALKLLAPDKKPTDISTSMGLIRKNVLENIEDKKFFKSTPSFIPAGQTTQMIIGASGESDYSILTRSENLYKNFDLKRVYYSGYVPVNKSGILVSVDQAVPMIREHRLYQADWLLRFYNFRADEILNEKDPFVDPFLDPKTNWAIKNSHFFPIEINKASYKELLRVPGIGVTSAKRIVMTRKYSTIRYEHLKKLGIVIKRAKYFITVNGEFLGFKKENPELIRNALMEKEKMLAEQLRLFNI
- a CDS encoding tetratricopeptide repeat protein, with product MVNKIEESYNKCLNLFKEGKRDTEEYRKELENVIELAKDNNEFKLCYFNAKFRLAQFYNEKHKYDLSKKHFLELINDKNMEEFKLDAIMHHAYNLRILKKYDEATFWYEKLSELSTSKYYDEAVLEGLAKCATMVNNFEKERENYSILLSSCLNKEDFKSLAEKILNLKSQLLNRIDQKQKEKINTEIIYLNNELDTAYYKLIDIKMKIAKSYFSEKKYEDCRKEVQTIFEFLEYSISDMQDYAITNANMLLGKSYFEEGNFEKAKEYFEPIANTPKEDKYYKYMISDIHSARSFLTKMK